The DNA region ACTCGAATCTATACGCGGACCTGTCGGCCGGATCGGGCCTCAATGCCCTGAAGCGCGACCCGGCCCATGCCGCCGGATTCCTCAATCGTTTTGCCGATCGATTGCTTTTTGGACGTGATTACTATGGGGGTGATCTGATGGATTTCCTCAAGACCCTCGATCTCACGCCGGAGACCCGGGTGAAGATCTTC from Opitutaceae bacterium includes:
- a CDS encoding amidohydrolase family protein, which encodes SNLYADLSAGSGLNALKRDPAHAAGFLNRFADRLLFGRDYYGGDLMDFLKTLDLTPETRVKIFRENAEKLVAAPQTS